The following nucleotide sequence is from Burkholderiales bacterium.
GGCTTACATCGCCGGTCTCGAAAAAGAAGTCGCCTGCGCGATAGATCACGGTCTTGTCCGGCAGGATGTACTCCATTTCGCCCGCCGTCATCTGGCGGATGCCCGGACCGACGTGGTTGTGGTCGCCCACATGTCCTCCAGGCGCGATGGTGATCTCGGTGATCCTCAGCTTGTATCGGTCTTTCAGCTCGGGGAGATGGCCGCCTGTGATCGGGGCCTCGTACAGGATCCGTGCGGAGACACCTTGGGTGTCCACCTTCAGGGGTTCGGCCGCCTGTGCCAGAAACCCCGCCGTGAAGAGTATTACTATCGCGGCGAAACATGTTCTGGAAATCATCGCGTAGTCCTCCACCTTGTCGTCCGAACCTCGGGCGAGAGCAGTCGAGTCTAGGCGCGACGCCCGCCGGGTCAAGTACGAAAATCGTAGTTGATCGGAGCCCTCCGGCGCTCGTAGACTGCGAGCGAGCACGGCACGCCACAAGGTTCGAGTCCATGGCTCGATACGGCCAGTACTGTCCCATCGCCAAGGCGCTGGAGTTGCTCGGCGAACGCTGGACGCTGCTGATCGTGCGCGAGCTGCTGATGGGGAGCCGTCGTTTCAACGAGCTGCGGCGCGGTGTCCCTCTCATGTCTCCATCGATGCTCTCGCAGCGGCTCAGAACGCTGACAGAGGCGGGAGTTGTCGTCCGGGAAGCCG
It contains:
- a CDS encoding cupin domain-containing protein yields the protein MISRTCFAAIVILFTAGFLAQAAEPLKVDTQGVSARILYEAPITGGHLPELKDRYKLRITEITIAPGGHVGDHNHVGPGIRQMTAGEMEYILPDKTVIYRAGDFFFETGDVSHRVNNKTGRPNTHLLFEILPTDLKGASLIVPRGQAAR